Proteins from one Anopheles nili chromosome 2, idAnoNiliSN_F5_01, whole genome shotgun sequence genomic window:
- the LOC128722055 gene encoding protein charlatan, translating into MTTLLPTSQSTGVETYEDMFKEITRKLYGDEATAHGLYPHNTQVAQLAPGAPTAPPDGGERSFTTLTQIGYETSSSVRAGNQPTASATSQQQSTAFGLAALMQNGFPPPAAILNPVNFPNASKTPTNISIPSSDERWQSHQQAAHQVSEESWNGGKHASSSTSGYSGKSFKKPKTEPQDATSPTGLNIPSTADRTGKGGSNYGTSASSVTASGSGVIKRYSCTSCPYTTDRRDLFTRHENIHKDEKPFQCYACLKPFNRADHVKKHFLRMHRELEYDIAKTRRHQPAGSAATSSKSAYYGNGGSSQAVNLGTTVNSAAAMSLAQMQLNIPSGSSTFGSGASSAAQTLSAPAHSLESSSSIFNGAHSGQLLQLQNHHHHQQQQQQQQQQQSQQHHHNNHQHQQQVHSSLQASISIKQEKSSGSGSNVLNFNTSTGSSSAVGLTDEKPFVKKIKGEKKFACTYCPWAGADNWGLKRHLNTHTKPYVCLLCDYKAARSERLATHVLKVHNKKACSKCNFFAEDQAHLDSHLQEAHPHDMSKAGKGAGSAGGGSSSNGSSGGNCGNAGTHHAAASAGSNGNVLRNLGNAFTSNNLPTNIPTSGNGFGNGASNGHYPSANVHHATPGNVLTNSNAANLIDTINQHVLATAGQNGGTTSLQQQQQQQWVAMRPHRKRGPELLYSYLEADGSDSGDYARLLHMQTVGRNKASVTQDFHNAGGGDKGGMIGAGAGDSSSAATPYSFSMGTIERQKRKQQSGSGGSSSVGQGKATDNVNLSLASLFGGDQLSFLQLLATAAVAHQQMQLHSSQQTYGHHQQLQKKQQHHQSQPKPYKAADHPVGASHGVRYGSMVSSPPATSTQQQARTASTSTGIIGSSTISSSGSNSTNGTNGTIVPINTKHLLAPEQPLALDTGSYKKRRTNASSSDKENYIHRNRTGEQQHDQQQQQQHHSQQQQQQQQQQYNGSTVGGHIANGGNGPNLPVEKHYPHAGGKNGHTHHNHHHNNNNSHTNNKNINDIFDKVYKKPQNSFGTSKQSIQQHAPPAAHSLNSLILRTAPPSAVEEDNRRSAILRKTIEQQAENFSLVEFLKNHTEVSISTVGAKGTESPSVTVPDPVGPLGEEAKENSTDSDLLKRKQDSERNPRKQNQPRRVEETGEGEPLAEDATDGQHETVASSQSENDDQDESPEGATNNELPVVAHGRRNTRLADIRDKHMIKLITNRRCCRICQNKGLLDHLDNSHYHSKISLILHTHWRHRPGSETVQPKIQCGQCGCQFDQRYKLILHQRLTKHAGMLVKRQKKKKPTRRGSKLCKKLSEETKMAIANGDTNGSGKKRHDADANRAAGVGKRKQRKRKARSRCFTTRRRK; encoded by the exons ATGACCACCCTCCTGCCGACGTCTCAATCAACCGGGGTTGAGACGTACGAGGACATGTTCAAGGAGATCACCCGGAAGCTGTACGGCGACGAGGCGACGGCCCACGGTCTGTACCCGCACAACACACAGGTAGCCCAGCTGGCCCCGGGCGCCCCAACGGCGCCGCCCGACGGAGGCGAAAGGTCCTTCACGACGCTCACCCAGATCGGCTACGagacgtcgtcgtcggttaGGGCGGGCAATCAGCCTACGGCATCGGCCACCTCCCAGCAACAGTCGACGGCATTCGGGCTAGCGGCTTTGATGCAGAATGGGTTCCCGCCACCGGCCGCCATATTGAATCCGGTCAATTTTCCCAACGCGAGCAAAACGCCTACAA ATATATCTATTCCTTCAAGTGACGAACGCTGGCAGTCGCACCAGCAAGCAGCCCATCAGGTGTCCGAGGAGTCCTGGAACGGTGGCAAACACGCGTCTAGCTCCACCTCGGGTTATAGCGGCAAATCATTTaagaaaccaaaaaccgaACCGCAGGACGCAACGTCACCCACCGGGTTAAACATCCCCAGCACGGCTGACCGGACTGGCAAAGGAGGCAGCAACTATGGTACCTCCGCGTCCAGTGTCACGGCTTCCGGTTCGGGTGTCATCAAACGCTACAGCTGCACGAGCTGCCCGTACACGACGGACCGGCGGGATCTGTTCACGCGCCACGAAAACATCCACAAGGACGAGAAACCGTTCCAGTGCTACGCGTGTCTGAAGCCGTTCAACCGGGCCGACCACGTGAAGAAGCACTTCCTGCGGATGCATCGTGAGCTGGAGTACGATATCGCTAAAACGCGCCGCCATCAGCCAGCCGGAAGTGCTGCGACCAGTTCGAAGAGTGCCTACTACGGTAATGGTGGCAGTTCGCAGGCGGTAAACCTTGGCACGACGGTCAATTCCGCTGCCGCGATGTCGCTAGCGCAAATGCAGCTCAACATTCCCTCCGGCAGCAGTACCTTCGGCAGTGGTGCCAGCAGTGCTGCTCAAACGCTGAGCGCTCCTGCTCATTCCCTCGAGAGTAGCAGTAGCATTTTCAACGGAGCGCACTCTGGGCAGCTTCTGCAACTTCagaatcatcatcaccaccagcagcagcagcagcagcaacagcaacagcagtcacaacagcaccaccacaacaaccaccagcaccagcagcaggtgCACAGCAGCCTTCAAGCTTCGATTTCGATCAAGCAGGAAAAGAGTTCCGGATCCGGTTCGAACGTGTTGAATTTTAACACGTCCACCGGGTCCTCTTCGGCAGTTGGATTAACGGATGAGAAGCCGTTTGTGAAGAAAATTAAGGGCGAAAAGAAGTTCGCCTGTACGTACTGTCCCTGGGCGG GAGCCGACAACTGGGGATTGAAGCGTCATCTcaacacgcacacgaaacCGTACGTGTGCCTGCTGTGTGACTACAAAGCCGCCCGCTCAGAGCGACTGGCGACGCATGTCCTTAAGGTACACAACAAGAAAGCCTGCAGCAAGTGCAACTTTTTCGCCGAAGATCAGGCCCACCTGGATTCGCACCTGCAGGAAGCACA TCCGCACGATATGTCGAAAGCTGGCAAAGGCGCTGGATCCGCCGGCGgtggtagtagtagtaatGGTAGTAGCGGGGGCAATTGTGGCAACGCCGGGACGCACCATGCAGCGGCATCGGCAGGCTCGAATGGCAACGTCCTGCGCAATTTGGGTAATGCATTTACGTCGAACAATTTGCCCACCAACATTCCGACCAGTGGGAATGGCTTTGG TAACGGCGCATCGAATGGCCACTATCCTTCCGCTAACGTCCATCACGCGACCCCCGGTAACGTACTGACGAACAGTAACGCCGCCAACCTGATCGATACGATCAACCAGCATGTCCTGGCGACGGCGGGACAGAACGGTGGAACCACTTcgctgcagcaacaacagcagcaacagtgggTTGCGATGAGACCGCACCGGAAGCGGGGCCCGGAACTACTCTATAGCTATCTAGAGGCGGACGGAAGCGACTCCGGCGACTATGCACG CCTTTTACACATGCAAACAGTCGGACGAAACAAGGCTTCAGTCACGCAGGATTTTCATAATGCGGGAGGCGGAGACAAAGGCGGTATGATCGGCGCCGGTGCCGGCGACAGTAGCAGTGCGGCCACGCCATACTCGTTCAGCATGGGAACGATCGAGCGGCAAAAGAGAAAACAGCAGTCTGGCAGCGGCGGCAGTAGTAGCGTAGGCCAAGGCAAGGCCACAGACAACGTGAAcctttcgctcgcgtcgcTGTTCGGAGGCGACCAGCTGTCGTTCCTGCAGCTGCTGGCAACGGCCGCCGTGGCCCACCAGCAGATGCAGCTGCACTCGAGCCAGCAAACGTACGGCCATCACCAGCAGCTAcaaaagaagcagcagcatcaccagtCCCAGCCAAAACCATACAAAGCAGCGGACCATCCCGTCGGTGCATCGCATGGCGTCCGCTACGGCAGCATGGTTTCATCGCCTCCCGCGACATCTACTCAGCAACAAGCACGAACAGcgagcaccagcaccggcatcatcggcagcagcaccatcagctCGAGCGGCTCGAATAGTACAAACGGCACCAACGGCACCATAGTGCCTATCAACACGAAACATCTCCTGGCGCCTGAACAGCCGCTGGCACTCGACACCGGCAGCTACAAGAAGCGGCGTACCAACGCGTCCTCGAGCGACAAGGAAAACTATATCCACCGGAACCGAACGGGCGAGCAGCAAcacgaccagcagcagcagcagcaacaccattcgcaacagcaacagcagcagcagcagcagcagtacaacGGAAGCACTGTGGGTGGACACATCGCAAACGGCGGAAATGGCCCCAACCTACCGGTGGAGAAGCACTACCCTCACGCGGGGGGTAAAAACGGCCACACTCACCACAATCATCACcacaacaataataatagcCACACTAACAATAAGAATATAAACGATATTTTTGATAAAGTGTacaaaaaaccgcaaaactCATTCGGCACGTCCAAGCAAAGCATCCAGCAGCACGCCCCACCGGCGGCACACTCGCTGAACTCTCTGATCCTGCGCACTGCGCCACCGTCAGCGGTGGAGGAGGACAACCGCCGTAGTGCGATCCTCCGGAAAACCATCGAGCAGCAGGCAGAGAACTTTTCCTTGGTGGAATTCCTGAAGAACCACACGGAAGTTTCGATCAGCACGGTGGGAGCGAAGGGGACCGAAAGCCCGTCCGTGACCGTACCGGATCCAGTTGGGCCGTTGggcgaagaagcgaaagaaaattctACCGACTCTGATTTACTGAAACGAAAGCAGGACAGTGAGCGAAACCCTCGTAAGCAAAATCAACCGCGTCGCGTTGAGGAAACCGGAGAGGGCGAACCGCTTGCTGAGGATGCCACCGACGGACAGCATGAGACGGTGGCCTCGTCGCAGTCGGAAAACGACGACCAGGATGAATCTCCGGAAGGAGCGACAAACAACGAGTTACCGGTGGTAGCGCATGGGCGCAGAAATACCAGACTGGCGGATATCCGCGACAAGCACATGATCAAGCTGATCACCAACCGGCGGTGTTGTCGGATTTGTCAGAACAAAGGGCTGCTGGATCACCTGGATAACTCTCACTACCATAGCAAGATTTCGCTGATCCTGCACACTCATTGGCGCCATCGGCCAGGCAGTGAGACGGTGCAGCCTAAAATACAGTGCGGTCAGTGTGGTTGCCAGTTTGACCAGCGGTACAAGTTGATCCTGCACCAGCGGCTGACGAAGCACGCCGGTATGTTGGTTAAGagacaaaagaagaaaaagcctACCCGTCGTGGTTCGAAACTCTGCAAAAAGTTGTCGGAAGAAACAAAGATGGCGATCGCGAATGGTGACACCAATGGCTCCGGCAAGAAACGACACGATGCGGACGCAAACCGCGCTGCTGGAGTcggcaaacgaaagcaacggAAACGCAAGGCACGCAGCCGTTGTTTCACCACGCGGCGCAGGAAGTGA
- the LOC128730713 gene encoding uncharacterized protein LOC128730713 translates to MKLLTSVTTCLLLAAVLMDVAAQENVLTRVAPSLLECYENPTIFERDNRLPMTMNMLIELIRKVEDSPGFQQDIRQLSISLLHRFRQDGIVRAPGVTSITGVIPFSPTEFQFTKHRVLFSRLLPGNAVNFPNATLSTEERCAIHFMISNSIDRRVRGDENVRCAQLAQYRAARVPREMDFKDRNKVRSNYLGDNEMLAQPEMDRIREQIMKFKHKAGKTARFEMDPDENHLEEEQEPEEVVAEEDAEPQEEPVAAAVEEDEEAGEPLEEDDGGLVEIGDASLVDIASNAISACPVENGNVYTPWGPVMAGTVLAGIAAGLEPQTVQLRDLMSRTSEYRSRQSQPMRVDNRWAATLSGDLAEVALLHAPSAGNNVQVGAAGAWNRTVSPRWFFLNQREHLQMTDAEIRAGIDGLLIATNIAEWRSRANNLRLSQVLDMYYSHRGVFNDTVRSCNRRDLFTTVAPMVQLREQTVAFSTVLDREMQMPFTITQDAIINFSDRSTDALANYIPTALNDLSCEATAIEMNDPTVWRAASDLYIFVDAAWPYRDAYSVVANILDSVDVGRFGTTYTVLNARDGTIIVNTTQFLSDFHTIYTPQLHESLPNGLNIPNVFRQMRNETANLMDAERRNNSLSGRSKIALMIVHMDRVSEGDTNFAMQHLQIFREEVPDLRFLYLAAGDVGRFNRFVRDERRDVFPLRELDSGSVVDTVRVQLTPVIQRILQEPRRIVNPRCGHNWIPENWGSNSMNQFVEPRGINFYRLHPNYFFREGNNRRLRIQGHGFATLTVCQSRWVERPRLNTTENRDSIVCRTINTDSVDIDLSNACAGHSVINTCPPLFVSVEGPINPPAVIRCSEPECRFPDNARFAIVLDNMGCFSGASRTVSSLLLAALAALLLVFFK, encoded by the exons ATGAAGTTACTGACGTCGGTAACGACGTGCCTGCTGCTGGCCGCAGTGCTGATGGACGTGGCGGCACAGGAGAATGTCCTTACGCGAGTCGCCCCGTCGTTGCTGGAGTGCTACGAGAACCCGACCATCTTCGAGCGCGACAACCGGTtgccgatgacgatgaatATGTTGATTGAGCTGATCCGCAAGGTGGAGGATTCACCCGGGTTCCAGCAGGACATCCGTCAGCTTTCCATCAGCCTGTTGCATCGTTTCCGTCAGGACGGCATAGTCCGAGCACCGGGTGTAACGAGCATAACCGGAGTAATTCCGTTCAGCCCCACCGAATTCCAGTTCACAAAGCATCGCGTACTGTTCTCTCGCTTGCTGCCTGGCAATGCAGTCAACTTCCCGAACGCCACGTTAAGCACCGAAGAAAGG TGTGCAATCCATTTCATGATATCGAATTCTATCGATCGGCGAGTGCGTGGAGATGAGAATGTCCGTTGTGCGCAGCTCGCGCAGTACCGTGCGGCCCGTGTACCTCGTGAGATGGACTTCAAAGATCGCAACAAGGTGCGATCGAACTACCTCGGTGACAACGAGATGCTTGCTCAACCGGAAATGGATCGCATACGGGAGCAAATCATGAAGTTCAAGCACAAGGCGGGTAAGACCGCTCGTTTCGAGATGGATCCGGATGAGAATCATCTGGAAGAGGAACAGGAACCCGAAGAAGTCGTCGCTGAGGAGGACGCCGAGCCCCAGGAGGAACCAGTTGCCGCTGCAGTCGAAGAAGACGAGGAAGCAGGTGAACCTCTTGAAGAGGATGATGGAGGTCTTGTGGAGATTGGAGATGCGTCGCTCGTGGACATCGCATCGAACGCGATCAGCGCATGTCCGGTGGAGAACGGAAACGTCTATACGCCTTGGGGCCCCGTCATGGCGGGCACGGTATTGGCCGGCATTGCGGCAGGACTCGAACCACAAACGGTGCAGCTGCGTGATCTGATGTCACGAACGAGTGAGTATCGTAGCCGGCAATCGCAGCCGATGCGTGTTGACAATCGGTGGGCAGCGACTTTGTCGGGTGATTTGGCCGAGGTAGCATTGCTGCACGCCCCATCGGCGGGAAATAACGTGCAGGTTGGAGCGGCCGGTGCGTGGAATAGAACCGTCTCTCCACGCTGGTTCTTCCTCAACCAACGTGAACATCTGCAGATGACGGATGCGGAGATTCGGGCTGGAATTGATGGGCTGCTGATTGCCACGAACATCGCTGAGTGGCGTAGTCGGGCCAACAACTTGCGGTTGAGCCAGGTTCTCGACATGTACTACTCACACCGGGGTGTGTTCAACGATACAGTGCGATCGTGCAATCGGCGTGATCTTTTCACGACGGTCGCTCCAATGGTCCAGCTCCGGGAGCAAACGGTCGCGTTTAGTACGGTGTTGGATCGGGAGATGCAAATGCCATTCACGATCACGCAGGATGCGATCATCAACTTCTCCGATCGTTCCACTGATGCGCTAGCCAACTACATCC CGACTGCTTTGAATGATCTATCGTGTGAGGCAACGGCCATTGAGATGAACGATCCGACAGTTTGGAGAGCGGCGTCTGATTTGTACATCTTCGTCGATGCCGCCTGGCCGTACAGAGATGCGTACTCCGTCGTCGC aAACATTCTGGATTCGGTTGATGTGGGTCGCTTCGGTACGACATACACAGTTTTGAACGCGCGTGATGGAACTATCATCGTGAACACTACACAATTCTTGTCCGATTTCCATACGATCTACACTCCACAGTTGCATGAGTCAT TGCCGAACGGGTTGAACATTCCGAACGTGTTCCGCCAGATGCGCAACGAAACAGCTAACTTGATGGATGCAGAACGGCGTAATAATAGCTTGAGCGGACGCTCTAAGATTGCCCTCATGATCGTGCACATGGATCGTGTCAGTGAAGGTGACACCAACTTCGCCATGCAGCATCTGCAGATCTTCCGTGAGGAAGTGCCGGACTTGCGCTTCCTGTATCTAGCGGCAGGAGACGTGGGTCGATTCAACCGTTTTGTGCGTGATGAACGTCGTGACGTGTTCCCACTGCGTGAGCTTGATTCCGGTTCGGTAGTCGACACGGTTCGCGTACAGCTGACCCCAGTCATCCAGCGGATACTTCAAGAACCAAGGAGGATTGTGAATCCACGCTGTGGTCACAACTGGATCCCTGAGAACTGGGGATCGAACTCAATGAATCAGTTCGTCGAACCCAGGGGCATCAATTTCTACCGCTTGCATCCAAACTACTTCTTTAGGGAGGGCAACAACCGACGTCTTCGCATCCAGGGTCATGGTTTTGCAACGCTAACCGTCTGTCAATCGCGCTGGGTTGAGCGTCCCAG GCTTAATACTACGGAGAATCGAGACTCGATCGTTTGCCGAACGATCAACACCGATTCGGTTGATATCGATCTTTCGAATGCTTGTGCTGGACACTCGGTCATTAACACCTGTCCGCCATTGTTCGTGTCGGTGGAAGGACCTATCAACCCTCCCGCGGTCATACGCTGTTCTGAGCCGGAGTGCCGTTTCCCGGATAATGCCCGGTTCGCGATCGTCCTTGACAACATGGGATGTTTCAGCGGTGCTAGCAGGACCGTGAGCTCGCTGCTGTTGGCTGCCCTGGCGGCTTTGCTGTTAGTGTTCTTTAAGTAG
- the LOC128722163 gene encoding trypsin alpha-4-like — protein MMLRFAGVICLVLASCVSAVPRRLGARVVGGSDTTIEDHPHLVSLRRLHKHSCGGAILNTNTILTAAHCVDYSDLEPSDYEVRAGSTLRNEGGQLVVVSQIHTHPDYNDWTLEWDIAVLKLASPLQLGTGVQAIDLPLRTFSVAENTGVSLAGWGALYYQGPSTNHLQHVTLPIVSNSRCGIAYQNFAPILPFHICAGSKGMDACQGDSGGPLVYQNQVIGIVSWGYGCAFDNYPSVYTRVSEFVDFITERL, from the exons ATGATGTTACGGTTCGCTGGGGTGATCTGCCTGGTGCTGGCTAGTTGCGTATCTGCTG TGCCGAGAAGATTGGGCGCTCGTGTCGTCGGTGGAAGTGACACCACGATCGAGGACCATCCCCACTTAGTGTCGCTTCGCCGGCTTCACAAGCACAGCTGCGGAGGCGCTATCCTGAACACGAACACCATCTTAACGGCGGCACACTGTGTTGACTA TTCGGATCTGGAACCGTCCGATTATGAAGTGCGTGCTGGATCAACACTGCGCAATGAAGGAGGCCAGCTAGTTGTGGTCTCCCAGATCCATACCCATCCGGACTATAACGACTGGACGTTGGAGTGGGACATCGCCGTGCTAAAGCTCGCCAGCCCGTTGCAGTTGGGCACCGGAGTGCAAGCAATCGATCTACCCCTGCGTACGTTCAGCGTCGCCGAAAACACCGGTGTATCTCTGGCCGGATGGGGAGCGCTTTAC TACCAAGGACCATCCACAAACCATCTACAGCATGTGACGCTGCCGATCGTGAGCAACAGTCGGTGTGGCATCGCGTATCAGAACTTTGCACCGATTCTGCCCTTCCACATCTGCGCCGGATCCAAGGGCATGGACGCTTGCCAGGGTGATTCAGGTGGTCCACTCGTCTACCAGAACCAGGTGATCGGAATCGTGTCTTGGGGATACGGCTGTGCTTTCGACAACTACCCCTCCGTCTACACGAGGGTATCCGAGTTTGTGGATTTCATCACCGAGCGGCTTTAA
- the LOC128720133 gene encoding zinc metalloproteinase nas-4-like has translation MMKLLWVLACLAMVSHQVMGSPVKRNSVADMELASEFEESAGYFEGDIILTPEQEDAVKYGYTAVIGEAYKWPNNIVPYVIDSTAFSIVQQNSIVSALQQIELVSCVRFVKRTNQKDYVAVTGEYTGCWATLGHRGGMQTVNLQPNGCMSRGTIIHEFLHSLGFVHMQSASDRDFYVEINWGAIQAGKASNFERYSSNIVEDFGIPYDYDSVMHYGSTAFSSGSQPTIIPKQTGVTIGQRVGLSYKDIKRLNFLYPNCY, from the exons ATGATGAAGTTGCTCTGGGTCCTGGCGTGTTTGGCGATGGTATCCCATCAGGTCATGGGTTCACCGGTCAAAAGAAACTCTGTAGCTG ACATGGAACTGGCTAGCGAATTTGAGGAATCTGCCGGATATTTCGAGGGTGACATCATACTGACGCCTGAGCAGGAGGACGCAGTGAAGTACGGCTACACAGCCGTCATCGGCGAAGCCTACAAGTGGCCCAACAACATCGTACCTTACGTGATCGACTCCACAGCATTCAGTAT CGTGCAACAAAACAGCATCGTGTCCGCCTTGCAACAGATCGAGCTGGTCAGTTGTGTCAGATTcgtaaaacgaacgaaccagaAAGATTACGTAGCCGTTACG GGAGAATACACGGGATGCTGGGCAACGCTGGGACACCGTGGTGGCATGCAAACGGTAAACCTGCAACCTAATGGATGTATGTCGCGTGGAACGATCATCCACGAGTTCCTGCACTCGCTCGGCTTTGTCCACATGCAAAGTGCTTCTGATCGTGACTTCTACGTGGAGATCAACTGGGGTGCCATCCAGGCTGGCAAGGCATCGAATTTTGAACGTTATAGCTCGAACATAGTCGAGGACTTTGGCATCCCGTACGACTACGATAGCGTCATGCACTACGGATCGACGGCGTTCAGTAGCGGCAGCCAGCCTACGATCATTCCCAAGCAGACCGGTGTCACGATAGGCCAGCGTGTAGGACTTAGCTACAAGGACATCAAACGACTTAACTTTCTCTACCCCAACTGCTACTAA